The following proteins are encoded in a genomic region of Rhizobium sp. ZPR4:
- a CDS encoding NAD(P)-dependent oxidoreductase: protein MSNKVALIGAGAMGGAIGARLAETGNQLTVFDLDKDKVAALTAKGATAAASAAAAAAISDFVVLSLNSPRIVHAAVFGPEGVAAGARAGTLIIDMSSIDPDATKALSAEAAEKGLRWVDSPLSGGAPKALIGQLTLMAGGSEQDVADAHQVLRHVASNYTHMGPVGAGQTTKLINQVLCALNFLAVAEATQLALDAGVDAAKIPQALKGGRADSAILQEYMPRYVARDYRRTGRIDNMVKDLNGAQDLARRTNTAMPLTAVCAEIHRMLTASGLGGEDQAALMEFFKGPNKEIAG, encoded by the coding sequence ATGAGCAACAAGGTAGCGCTGATCGGCGCAGGCGCAATGGGCGGAGCGATCGGCGCTCGCCTGGCGGAGACCGGCAATCAGCTGACGGTTTTCGATCTCGACAAGGATAAGGTTGCGGCTCTGACGGCAAAAGGCGCTACGGCTGCCGCCAGTGCGGCCGCAGCGGCAGCCATTTCCGATTTTGTCGTCCTCAGCCTCAATTCCCCGAGGATCGTCCATGCCGCCGTATTCGGACCCGAAGGTGTTGCCGCAGGTGCAAGAGCAGGCACGCTGATCATCGATATGTCGTCGATCGATCCCGATGCGACGAAGGCACTATCGGCCGAAGCGGCAGAAAAGGGATTGCGCTGGGTGGATAGCCCGCTTTCCGGTGGGGCGCCGAAGGCTTTGATCGGACAGTTGACATTGATGGCCGGCGGCAGCGAGCAGGATGTCGCGGACGCGCATCAAGTCCTGCGCCATGTGGCCTCGAACTATACACATATGGGTCCTGTCGGTGCGGGCCAGACGACGAAGCTCATCAATCAGGTTCTTTGCGCGTTGAATTTCCTCGCCGTCGCGGAAGCCACCCAACTGGCGCTCGATGCCGGCGTCGATGCAGCGAAAATCCCGCAGGCGCTGAAGGGCGGGCGGGCCGACAGTGCCATTCTGCAGGAATATATGCCGCGCTATGTCGCCAGGGATTATCGCCGCACCGGCCGGATCGACAATATGGTCAAGGATCTGAACGGCGCTCAGGATCTGGCCCGTAGGACCAATACCGCCATGCCGCTGACGGCCGTCTGTGCCGAGATACACCGCATGCTGACGGCGTCCGGGCTCGGCGGTGAAGATCAGGCTGCATTGATGGAATTCTTCAAAGGGCCGAACAAGGAGATCGCCGGATGA
- a CDS encoding ABC transporter permease produces the protein MQSIESNALEPTRAELSAMSFGQKLQRLLPVYGLVILTVLLILLFSILLPQTFPTMLNLRSIISDKTIIAILSLAAMIPMAAGRIDLTIGYGIVLWHVLAISLQTMFGLPWPVAVLIVIALGALTGFLNGLLVEIAKIDSFIATLGTGTVLYAIALWHTGGRQVVGMLPQGFYALNGTMVFGLPITGIYVLALAFIMWIVLEYLPIGRYIYAIGANPKAAALNGIPVRRFVIGAFVTSGTLAAIAGVLLASKLRIGQASVGLEYLLPALVGAFLGSTTIKPGRVNVWGTMIGVIILAVGIAGIQQFGGSFYVEPLFNGVTLLVAIGIAGYAQRRRSHAGRMAPAQAAQLSAKPAEK, from the coding sequence ATGCAATCGATCGAATCCAACGCGCTCGAGCCGACCCGCGCCGAGCTTTCGGCCATGAGCTTCGGCCAGAAGCTCCAGCGCCTGCTGCCCGTCTATGGCCTCGTCATCCTGACGGTCTTGCTGATCCTGCTTTTCTCGATTCTTTTGCCGCAGACCTTCCCGACGATGCTCAATCTGCGTTCGATCATTTCGGACAAGACGATCATCGCCATCCTGTCGCTTGCGGCGATGATCCCGATGGCGGCAGGCCGCATCGACCTGACGATCGGCTATGGCATCGTACTCTGGCATGTGCTCGCAATCAGCCTGCAGACGATGTTCGGGCTGCCCTGGCCGGTTGCCGTCCTGATCGTCATCGCGCTTGGCGCGCTGACCGGCTTCCTGAACGGTCTTCTCGTGGAGATCGCCAAGATCGACAGCTTCATCGCAACGCTCGGCACGGGCACGGTCCTCTATGCCATCGCGCTCTGGCATACCGGCGGACGGCAGGTGGTGGGCATGTTGCCGCAGGGGTTTTATGCGCTGAACGGTACGATGGTCTTCGGACTGCCGATCACCGGCATCTATGTCCTTGCCCTCGCCTTCATCATGTGGATCGTCCTCGAATATCTGCCGATCGGCCGTTACATCTATGCGATCGGCGCCAATCCGAAGGCGGCTGCGCTCAACGGCATTCCCGTCCGCCGCTTCGTCATCGGCGCCTTTGTCACCTCGGGCACGCTTGCCGCCATCGCGGGTGTCCTGCTGGCGTCCAAGCTGCGTATCGGTCAGGCAAGCGTCGGGCTTGAATATCTTTTGCCCGCGCTGGTCGGCGCATTCCTCGGATCAACCACCATCAAGCCGGGCCGCGTCAACGTCTGGGGCACGATGATCGGCGTCATCATCCTGGCGGTCGGCATCGCCGGTATCCAGCAATTCGGCGGCTCCTTCTATGTCGAGCCTCTGTTCAACGGCGTGACCCTGCTGGTCGCCATCGGCATTGCCGGTTACGCCCAACGCCGCCGCAGCCATGCCGGACGCATGGCGCCGGCTCAAGCAGCACAGCTCTCCGCCAAGCCGGCGGAGAAGTGA
- a CDS encoding LacI family DNA-binding transcriptional regulator, with translation MSNDRKTPTMADIARVMGVSPMTVSRAFKADSLVSPETREAILKAAEELGYVFDSTASNLRSQKSGFVAVTIPSINNANFADTVGGLSDTLSKRDMQILLGYTNYNVEEEERLIEQLLRRKPQAIVVTGGTHTERARRLLQTVAIPVIETWDIPTDPIGHYVGFSNRAVMRDMVDHFVALGCRRIAFIGGDVQRDSRGSERRLGFIAAMQAHGLDASRLIAAGSPPISMREGADAMAKLIGLYPDTDAIVCVSDLAAYGALTECRRLAIPVPDRFSIGGFGNYEIGEVCVPTLTTINAFAREIGERTAQLILDILDGVEQAGNVKISPQLIARDSSRAP, from the coding sequence ATGAGTAACGATCGCAAAACGCCTACCATGGCAGACATAGCCCGCGTCATGGGAGTTTCTCCCATGACGGTGTCGCGCGCCTTCAAGGCCGACAGCCTGGTCAGCCCGGAGACACGCGAAGCCATCCTGAAGGCGGCGGAGGAGCTGGGCTATGTCTTCGATAGCACGGCTTCCAATCTGCGCTCGCAAAAGTCTGGCTTTGTTGCCGTCACCATTCCTTCCATCAACAATGCCAATTTCGCGGATACGGTCGGCGGCCTCTCGGACACCCTGTCCAAGCGGGACATGCAGATCCTGCTTGGCTACACGAACTACAATGTCGAGGAGGAGGAGCGGCTGATCGAGCAGCTGCTTCGCCGCAAGCCGCAGGCGATCGTCGTGACCGGCGGCACGCATACGGAGCGCGCTCGCAGACTTCTGCAGACCGTTGCGATCCCCGTGATCGAGACCTGGGATATCCCGACAGATCCGATCGGCCACTATGTCGGTTTTTCGAACAGGGCCGTCATGCGCGATATGGTCGATCATTTCGTTGCACTCGGCTGTCGTCGCATCGCCTTCATCGGGGGTGATGTTCAGCGAGATTCACGCGGCAGCGAACGCAGGCTGGGATTCATTGCGGCGATGCAGGCGCATGGCCTTGATGCGTCGAGATTAATCGCAGCCGGATCGCCGCCGATCTCGATGCGGGAAGGCGCCGACGCCATGGCGAAGCTGATCGGGCTCTATCCCGACACGGACGCCATCGTCTGTGTCTCTGACCTTGCCGCCTACGGTGCACTTACCGAATGTCGTCGGCTCGCAATTCCTGTGCCTGATCGCTTTTCCATCGGCGGTTTTGGCAATTATGAGATCGGAGAGGTCTGCGTGCCGACATTGACGACGATCAACGCTTTTGCGCGCGAGATCGGCGAGCGGACTGCGCAATTGATCCTGGATATCCTCGATGGAGTAGAGCAGGCGGGCAATGTTAAAATTTCCCCGCAGCTGATTGCCCGCGATAGCAGTCGCGCGCCTTAA
- a CDS encoding AraC family transcriptional regulator, translated as MTYATRSVFKVDKADAEEMTAHYARTLFPAIVEPLSKRGTISVVDRHYTIGSCSVWRGKCHSGMSVKLSGGPDAYGLYLPTAGKMLIDAKGRQLESLPGRGLLADMSSFEHLTLFEQRGHMGIAFEKSAMVRQLSELLDAPVPDDLKFTGPVDLMSGRGMQIAALGNLIWQDLAAGGTERSSAAFSECLLQAMMIALLETVPHNYSAQLQRPTSPAIPRQLKRAMEYMHANAGADIRMADIARETGTSVRSLQAAFQQFKNTTPLGYLRSIRLQGARRTLMDSSHSRLVADIARDWGFSHMGRFAALYYQSFGEMPSETVRQPRRGNG; from the coding sequence TTGACCTACGCGACGCGCTCGGTATTCAAAGTCGACAAGGCCGATGCCGAGGAGATGACGGCGCATTATGCGAGAACCCTGTTTCCTGCCATTGTCGAGCCTCTTAGTAAGCGCGGCACGATTTCAGTGGTGGATCGTCACTATACGATCGGTTCCTGCAGCGTCTGGCGCGGGAAATGTCATTCCGGCATGAGTGTCAAGCTGTCCGGTGGTCCCGATGCTTACGGCCTTTATCTGCCGACTGCTGGGAAGATGTTGATCGACGCTAAAGGGCGGCAACTGGAGTCGCTGCCGGGCAGGGGCCTGCTGGCCGATATGTCATCTTTCGAACATCTGACGTTGTTCGAACAGCGCGGCCATATGGGTATCGCATTCGAAAAGTCGGCTATGGTTCGGCAGCTCAGCGAGTTGCTGGACGCACCGGTTCCAGATGATTTGAAATTCACCGGCCCGGTCGATCTGATGTCGGGGCGAGGGATGCAGATCGCAGCGCTTGGAAATCTGATTTGGCAGGATCTCGCGGCGGGCGGCACAGAACGATCCTCCGCCGCATTCAGCGAATGCCTTCTGCAGGCGATGATGATCGCTCTTCTTGAAACCGTCCCGCACAACTATTCGGCACAATTGCAACGGCCGACATCACCGGCCATCCCGAGGCAATTGAAGCGAGCAATGGAATATATGCACGCCAATGCCGGTGCAGACATCAGGATGGCCGATATCGCCAGGGAAACTGGAACGAGCGTGCGGTCTTTGCAGGCCGCGTTTCAGCAGTTCAAGAACACAACGCCTCTTGGCTACTTGCGCAGCATACGACTGCAGGGCGCGCGCAGAACGTTGATGGATTCGAGCCATTCGCGGCTGGTTGCCGACATCGCGCGCGATTGGGGATTTTCTCACATGGGCCGCTTCGCAGCGCTTTACTATCAATCCTTCGGCGAGATGCCTTCCGAGACCGTCAGGCAGCCTCGGCGAGGGAATGGATAG
- a CDS encoding DUF1419 domain-containing protein, with translation MNLLSAITMLSHPPFRKVFPRVASRSDILVLLNRYDQQSFQKHYIDTAYAGEWFEIGKAEYEHMLNTRPPIFVRPGAFSVSEFKGGTVAMVLITLNVIADERWFMGFCDLRVLNCPEMLREAIVACETNRHFRQLGHQNSAAHLVAENPLCF, from the coding sequence TTGAATTTGTTAAGTGCGATTACGATGTTGAGTCATCCGCCATTTCGTAAAGTTTTCCCAAGAGTTGCCAGTCGTTCCGATATTTTGGTCCTATTAAATCGTTATGATCAGCAATCTTTTCAGAAGCACTACATCGACACGGCTTACGCAGGTGAGTGGTTTGAAATAGGCAAGGCCGAATACGAGCATATGCTGAATACCCGGCCTCCGATTTTCGTTCGACCGGGTGCCTTTTCGGTATCAGAGTTCAAAGGCGGAACCGTTGCCATGGTTCTCATTACATTGAACGTCATCGCCGACGAGCGGTGGTTTATGGGATTTTGCGATCTTCGAGTATTGAATTGCCCTGAAATGCTGAGGGAGGCCATTGTTGCCTGCGAAACGAATAGGCATTTCCGTCAGCTCGGCCATCAAAATAGCGCCGCGCATCTCGTGGCGGAAAACCCCTTATGCTTCTAA
- a CDS encoding substrate-binding domain-containing protein codes for MNRRQFLQVTTAALVLCAGQAYADPMADAKAVVDKYATPVTKWDGPTTGPKAQAGKTIVVLAGDLKNGGILGVSNGVEEAAKAIGWQVKVLDGAGSIGGRTAAFGQAIALQPAGIIIDGFDAVEQAPALEQAKAAKIPLVAWHAGPTIGPDDKNGLFANVSTDAMEVSKAAADWAFVDAKGKPGVIIFTDSTYAIAIAKADKMKQEIERLGGKVLEYVDTPIAETSQRMPQLTTSLLQKYGDSWTHSLAINDLYFDFMGPSLASAGKSGTDAPINVAAGDGSQSAYERIRAGQFQKVTVAEPLNLQGWQLVDELNRAFAGEKWSGYLSPLHVVTADNIQSDGGPKNTFDPDNGYKDEYKKIWGK; via the coding sequence ATGAACCGTAGACAATTCCTGCAGGTAACAACCGCAGCACTGGTGCTTTGCGCCGGTCAGGCCTATGCCGATCCGATGGCGGATGCGAAGGCCGTCGTCGACAAATATGCAACCCCGGTCACCAAATGGGACGGCCCGACCACCGGTCCGAAGGCGCAGGCCGGCAAGACCATCGTCGTGCTCGCAGGCGACCTCAAGAACGGCGGCATTCTCGGCGTCAGCAACGGCGTCGAGGAGGCGGCAAAGGCGATCGGCTGGCAGGTGAAGGTCCTCGATGGCGCGGGCTCCATCGGCGGCCGCACGGCAGCCTTCGGTCAGGCGATAGCGCTGCAGCCTGCCGGCATCATCATCGATGGCTTCGACGCCGTCGAACAGGCCCCGGCACTGGAACAGGCGAAGGCAGCCAAGATCCCCTTGGTCGCCTGGCATGCCGGCCCGACCATCGGCCCCGACGACAAGAACGGCCTGTTCGCCAATGTCAGCACCGACGCCATGGAAGTCTCGAAGGCAGCCGCCGATTGGGCATTCGTCGATGCCAAGGGCAAGCCGGGCGTCATCATCTTCACCGACTCCACTTATGCGATCGCCATCGCCAAGGCGGACAAGATGAAGCAGGAGATCGAGCGGCTCGGCGGCAAGGTGCTCGAATATGTCGACACTCCGATCGCAGAGACGTCGCAGCGCATGCCGCAGCTCACCACCTCGCTGCTGCAGAAATACGGAGACAGCTGGACACATTCGCTGGCGATTAATGACCTTTATTTCGACTTCATGGGTCCTTCGCTTGCCTCCGCCGGCAAGAGCGGCACCGATGCGCCGATCAATGTCGCAGCTGGCGACGGTTCGCAATCGGCCTATGAGCGCATCCGTGCCGGCCAGTTCCAGAAGGTCACAGTGGCTGAGCCGCTCAATCTCCAGGGCTGGCAATTGGTCGACGAACTCAATCGCGCCTTCGCCGGCGAAAAGTGGTCCGGCTACCTCTCGCCGCTGCATGTCGTGACGGCAGACAACATCCAGTCGGACGGCGGCCCGAAGAATACCTTCGATCCGGACAACGGCTACAAGGACGAATATAAGAAGATCTGGGGCAAGTAA
- a CDS encoding sugar ABC transporter ATP-binding protein, with product MDDGKLLEFSDITKEFGGTRALSNVSLDLQRGEILALLGENGAGKSTLIKTLAGIYKPDGGQILFRGKPYHHRPPQPNQRQPVAFIHQDLGLIEWMTVGENVGLAQGYSLRGKLIDWRATERRTAEALKLVGCDFDPSTRVQELTRTEKSLVAIARALAVEADVLVLDEPTASLPADEVEKLFAAIRPLKERGVAMIYVSHRLDEIFRIADRVAVLRDGQLVGQKPVSETTPDELIRMIVGRKADQLFVKAERSAGPAIVSVKELSCRGAGPVSFDIRQGELLGLVGLRGAGQELIGRALFGCEPSQGSVRLNGAVPDLSSTVAAMASGIGLIARDRTEESVAMSLSLRENTFLNPGASGRSLFSFLSPRREAEAAYSLGSRVGLRPNDQSLAIEALSGGNQQKVVVGRWLATGRKLLIAEDPTAGVDVGAKADIYRLIAEAVEAGLAVLVVSTDFEEIAHICHRALVFSRGRIVRELSGADLTTPAVIAAASASEAA from the coding sequence ATGGACGACGGAAAGCTGCTCGAATTTTCCGATATCACCAAGGAATTTGGCGGAACGCGCGCGCTGTCGAATGTATCTCTTGACCTGCAGCGGGGCGAAATCCTCGCGCTTCTCGGAGAGAACGGCGCCGGCAAATCGACGCTCATCAAGACTTTGGCTGGCATCTACAAGCCGGATGGCGGTCAGATCCTGTTTCGCGGCAAGCCTTATCATCATCGCCCGCCGCAACCCAACCAGCGCCAGCCGGTCGCCTTTATCCATCAGGATCTCGGGCTGATCGAATGGATGACGGTGGGTGAGAATGTCGGGCTTGCGCAGGGCTATTCTCTGCGCGGCAAACTGATCGACTGGCGCGCGACGGAACGGCGTACCGCCGAGGCGCTGAAGCTGGTCGGCTGCGATTTCGATCCATCGACCCGCGTCCAGGAGCTGACCCGCACCGAAAAGTCGCTTGTCGCAATCGCCCGCGCGCTAGCCGTCGAGGCGGATGTGCTGGTTCTCGATGAGCCGACGGCGAGCTTGCCCGCCGACGAGGTCGAAAAGCTCTTCGCCGCCATCCGCCCGCTGAAAGAGCGCGGCGTCGCCATGATCTACGTCTCGCATCGTCTTGACGAGATTTTCCGCATTGCCGATCGCGTTGCCGTGTTGCGTGACGGTCAGCTGGTAGGTCAGAAGCCGGTTTCCGAGACGACGCCGGATGAGCTTATCCGCATGATCGTCGGACGCAAGGCGGACCAGCTGTTCGTCAAGGCGGAAAGAAGCGCAGGCCCTGCGATCGTTTCGGTGAAGGAGCTTTCGTGCCGCGGCGCCGGACCCGTATCCTTCGATATCCGCCAAGGTGAGCTGCTTGGCCTCGTTGGCTTGCGGGGCGCTGGACAGGAATTGATCGGCCGTGCGCTGTTCGGTTGCGAACCGTCGCAGGGCAGCGTTCGCTTGAATGGGGCGGTACCCGATCTTTCCAGCACCGTCGCCGCGATGGCTTCGGGAATCGGGCTGATCGCCAGGGATCGGACCGAAGAGTCCGTCGCCATGTCCCTCAGCCTGCGCGAAAATACCTTCCTCAATCCGGGCGCCTCGGGACGAAGCCTGTTTTCGTTCCTGTCCCCGCGCCGCGAAGCGGAAGCGGCCTATTCCCTCGGGAGCCGCGTCGGCCTCAGGCCCAACGATCAGAGCCTTGCCATCGAGGCGCTGTCGGGCGGCAATCAGCAGAAGGTCGTCGTGGGACGATGGCTGGCGACAGGCCGCAAATTGCTGATTGCCGAGGATCCGACTGCCGGTGTCGATGTCGGCGCCAAGGCCGACATTTATCGGCTGATTGCCGAGGCGGTCGAGGCGGGCCTTGCCGTTCTCGTCGTCTCCACGGATTTCGAGGAGATCGCTCATATCTGCCATCGTGCCCTGGTGTTTTCGCGCGGGAGAATCGTGCGCGAACTCAGCGGTGCTGACCTTACAACGCCGGCGGTCATCGCCGCCGCATCTGCATCAGAAGCGGCCTGA
- a CDS encoding gluconokinase yields MSTAASQLHSDGAALRRFVVMGVSGCGKSSVGLALAQRLAGIYVDGDDLHPAANVARMSAGIPLTDADRWPWLDKIGQCLALADDTALIGCSALKRIYRDRIREVVGAPVSFIHLAGSRETILRRLQARRDHFMPPALLDSQFAALEPPGADELAITVDIDRPLDVVVAAIIASLEETQL; encoded by the coding sequence ATGTCGACGGCGGCATCACAGCTTCACTCTGATGGCGCGGCACTGCGCCGCTTCGTCGTCATGGGCGTCAGCGGCTGCGGCAAGTCGTCGGTTGGCTTAGCGCTCGCGCAGCGCCTTGCCGGCATCTATGTCGATGGGGATGATCTTCATCCCGCAGCCAATGTTGCCAGGATGAGTGCCGGCATTCCTTTGACGGATGCCGATCGATGGCCCTGGCTCGACAAGATCGGTCAATGCCTGGCTTTGGCGGATGATACGGCGCTGATCGGATGTTCGGCACTGAAGCGCATCTATCGCGACCGGATCCGCGAGGTTGTCGGTGCGCCGGTTTCGTTCATCCATCTCGCCGGTTCAAGGGAAACTATCCTGAGGCGTCTGCAGGCAAGGCGCGATCATTTCATGCCGCCGGCGTTGCTTGACAGCCAATTTGCCGCGCTCGAGCCGCCCGGAGCCGACGAACTCGCGATCACCGTCGATATCGATCGGCCGCTGGATGTCGTCGTTGCGGCCATCATTGCAAGCTTGGAGGAAACGCAATTATGA